CGGCGCGACCACGGTCGGTGGGCTTGCCGTCGGACGTCAGCCAACCCCGGTCGGCCAGCCGCTTCCGCGCCTGCGCCCACTCCTGCTCCGACCAGCCCCGGCCGAGCAGGTTGGCGGGCGGCATGTCGACCGCGACCCGCCAGGCCAGCGCCTCCACCGGATCGAGGTCGGCGGCGACGAGGGCCGCCACATGCCCGTCACCGCGATGCTCGCGCAGGGTGGTGGCGGCCTGCCAGAGCCGGGCCAGCGGGTACTCACCGCGCGGCAGCGCGGCGTTGGCCGCGCCGAGCACCCGACCGGCGGTCCCGGCCTCGTCGGCGGCGGCCGACAACAACTCGGCGGCCTCGGCCAGGTGTTGCTCGGGCAGCTCGTAGACCAGTTCGGCGAGGGCCTGCACCGCCCCGGTCAGGCGGGACCGCAGTGCCTCCTCGGGCGCGGCCAACTGCCAGACGGCGGGCAGGGCACGCGCCACCATGTGCGGGGCGAAGGTGAAGAAGGCCGCGACCACCGGGGCGGGACCGGTCGGCCCGAGCGGGGCGGCCCGACCGGCGAAGTACCCCCGCCAGTACCCGCGTAGCCCGGCCGCCTCGTAGGCGGCGCGGGCGCGCGGGTGGAAGTAGGTGACGGCGTGTACCGGCTCGTAGTGCGTCCACATCAACCGGGCTGTCCGCCCGGGCTCGTCCGCCGTCGACACCGTCATCTCCTACTGGGCGGCGAGGACGTCCACCACGAAACGCAGCGGACCGGCCGGACGGCCACCTGCGGCGTCGTTGCCGTACGCCTGCTCGGCCGGGATGTCGAGCTGTACCCGGCTGCCGACCTTCACCCCGACCAGGCCCTTGTCCCAGCCCTCGATGACCTGTCCGACGCCGATCGGGAAGGTGGCCGGCTCGCCCCGCTCCCAGGAGGAGTCGAACTGCTCGCCGTTGGCGAAGAGCACGCCCACGTAGTTCGTGGTGATCGACTGCCCGGCGGTGACGGCCGGCCCGGTGCCCTCGATCAGCGGGGTCACGGTGAGCTCGGTCAGCTCACCCTCGCCTGCGGCCACCGTCGGCTTGGTGCCGAGCGCCGGGTCCGCGCCCTCGGGCAGTTGCGGGGCCGGCGGGGCACCTGGCTCGGCCGGTGCGTCCGCGGGGGCCGACGGCGAACCGGCGGCCTGCTCGGGAGCGTCGTCGCCGCCCCGCTGGCCGACGATCACGAAGACGGTGATCAGCACCGCGACCACGGCGATTCCGGCGAACCCGCCGGCCCAGGCCTGCCGCCGCCGCTTGGCCTCGGCCGCCTTCTGGGCCGCCAACTGTTCGGCCAGTCGCCGTCGCGCCTTGGTCTCCTGCTCGCTCACGTCCTCGACTCCCCTGCTGAGAGGTGTGGGTGCGTCCGGCTACAGACGCCGTCGCCGACACACGGTACCTGGTGGCAGAGGCAGTTCCGACCATCGATCGTGACCCGTGGGAATTGTGCGACAACTGGGACACCGGGCCACGGCTGCGACCGGTACGAGGAGATCACCTCGACCGAGCCGAGGAAAGCGCCGGTCAGGCCGACTTGCGGGGAGTCGTCTTCTTCGCCGGAGCCTTCGCGGCCTTGGTCGACTTCTTCTCAGCGGTCTTCTTGGCCGGCTCGGCCTTTTTCGCCGGGGCCTTCTTCGTGCCGCCGGCCTTCGTACCGGCGGCCTTCTTCTCGGCGGTCTTCTTGGCCGGCGCCTTCTTCTCGGCGGTCTTCTTCTGCGCGGAGCGGGCGGAGGTGATCGGGGTGGGCTCTCCGGCACCACCGCCGGAGGCGCCGCCGCCCTCGCCTCGGGCCGCGCGGGCCCGCTCCACCGAGGCCTTCAGCGCCGCCATCAGGTCGACGGCGGCGGGCGGTGCCTCCTCGACCTCCTCCGGCTGTACGACCTCACGGCCCTCCACCTTCGCGTCGATGACCTCCTGGAGTGCCGCCCGGTAGTCGTCGGTGAACTCGTCCGGGTGGAAGTCACCGGCCATCGAGTCGACGAGCGAGGTGGCCATCGCCAGCTCCGGCGGCCGGACCTTGAGATCCTCGTCGAGGAAGCCGAAAGCCGGCTTACGGATCTCGTCGGGCCAGAGCATGGTGTTCAGCAGCAGCACGCCCTCGCGTACCCGCAGGGTGGCCAACTGCTCCCGCTGGCGCAGCGCCACCTTGACGATCGCCACCCGTTCGGAGTCGGTCAGGGCGTCCCGCAACAGGAGGTACGGCTTGGTCGCCGTGCCCTCCGGCTCCAGGAAGTACGCCTTGTTGTAGAGAATCGGGTCGACCTGTTCGGCCGGGACGAACTCCAGCACGTCGATCGCGTGGGAGGTGCTCAACGGCAGTTCGGCGAAGTCCTCGTCGGTGAGGATCACCATCTCCCCACCGCCGATGTCGTACCCCTTGGCGATGTCGTCGTAGGTGACCTCCTCGCCGCAGACCTGACAGGTGCGCTTGTACCGGATCCGCCCGCCGTCGGACCGGTGCACCTGGTGGAACCGGATGTCCTTCTCCTCGGTCGCGGAGTACAGCTTCACCGCGATCGAGACAAGGCCGAACGACACGGCCCCCTTCCAGATGGCCCGCATCCTGCACCCCCCTTCCCCGATATCGACCATGCTCGCATCAGACGGAACCGGGCGCGAGGTGTTCGGCCTGCTACTACAGTCGGGTCGTGCCCGGCGCGCCACTGAAGCCGATGCTCGCGGTGACCGGGCAACTGCCTGCCGGCGCCGGGTGGGCGTACGAGTTCAAGTGGGACGGCGTACGCGCACTGGCCGACATCGCCGCCGGACGGCAGCGCCTGTACGCGCGCTCCGGGGTGGAGATCACCACCGCCTACCCGGAGCTGATCCCGCTCGGCGAACAGGTCGACGACGCACTGCTCGACGGTGAGGTGGTCCTCTTCGACCGGGCCGGTCGACCGTCGTTCACCGCCCTGGCCGAGCGGATGCACGTACGGGATCCGGTCAAGGCGGCCCGACTGGCGGCGAGCGTCCCCGTCACGTACATGATCTTCGACCTGCTACGGCTGCGCGGCACGGACCTCACCGGCTGGCCGTACGCCCGGCGTCGGGAAGCCCTCGACGAACTCGGACTGGGCGCGGCGCGGTGGACGGTCCCACCGGTTTTCCCGGACGGCCCGGCCACCTACGACGCTGCCGGTGAGCACGGCCTGGAAGGGGTGATGGCCAAGCGGGCGGACTCCGCCTACCGGCCCGGCGTGCGGTCGCCGGACTGGGTGAAGGTGAAGCTGGAGGTGACCGGCGACTTCGTGATCGGCGGCTGGCGACCCGGTGCCCGCCGGATCGGCGGCCTGCTGGTCGGGGTGCCCGGGGCCGGTGGGCGGCTGATCTATCGGGGGCGGGTCGGCGG
Above is a window of Verrucosispora sp. NA02020 DNA encoding:
- a CDS encoding FKBP-type peptidyl-prolyl cis-trans isomerase, coding for MSEQETKARRRLAEQLAAQKAAEAKRRRQAWAGGFAGIAVVAVLITVFVIVGQRGGDDAPEQAAGSPSAPADAPAEPGAPPAPQLPEGADPALGTKPTVAAGEGELTELTVTPLIEGTGPAVTAGQSITTNYVGVLFANGEQFDSSWERGEPATFPIGVGQVIEGWDKGLVGVKVGSRVQLDIPAEQAYGNDAAGGRPAGPLRFVVDVLAAQ
- a CDS encoding Ku protein → MRAIWKGAVSFGLVSIAVKLYSATEEKDIRFHQVHRSDGGRIRYKRTCQVCGEEVTYDDIAKGYDIGGGEMVILTDEDFAELPLSTSHAIDVLEFVPAEQVDPILYNKAYFLEPEGTATKPYLLLRDALTDSERVAIVKVALRQREQLATLRVREGVLLLNTMLWPDEIRKPAFGFLDEDLKVRPPELAMATSLVDSMAGDFHPDEFTDDYRAALQEVIDAKVEGREVVQPEEVEEAPPAAVDLMAALKASVERARAARGEGGGASGGGAGEPTPITSARSAQKKTAEKKAPAKKTAEKKAAGTKAGGTKKAPAKKAEPAKKTAEKKSTKAAKAPAKKTTPRKSA
- the ligD gene encoding non-homologous end-joining DNA ligase, with protein sequence MPGAPLKPMLAVTGQLPAGAGWAYEFKWDGVRALADIAAGRQRLYARSGVEITTAYPELIPLGEQVDDALLDGEVVLFDRAGRPSFTALAERMHVRDPVKAARLAASVPVTYMIFDLLRLRGTDLTGWPYARRREALDELGLGAARWTVPPVFPDGPATYDAAGEHGLEGVMAKRADSAYRPGVRSPDWVKVKLEVTGDFVIGGWRPGARRIGGLLVGVPGAGGRLIYRGRVGGGIGAALERELLRELEPLRTTASPFGGDVPREDARGAIWVTPQMVVEVKYGQRTPDGRLRFPRVLRLRPDKAAEEVADAE